A DNA window from Octopus bimaculoides isolate UCB-OBI-ISO-001 chromosome 12, ASM119413v2, whole genome shotgun sequence contains the following coding sequences:
- the LOC106881027 gene encoding mucin-5AC, whose translation MDQKKPNKNKRNPWFQRFWQEVFKCKLPSEKYNRSHHYNFGKVRLCTGKEDVAKYVNSVKTDAEHLSNAIMAFAQTLHNIHWDYCKGVPGICDAMKPLSGEVLSKYLESVRFKSMSGQVFEFHAEREPKAEYRLMNFQKISQGQYKWINLGKSRTKFSNETLRGIKFRNIEPVFPASFCSLPCEPGHIQISHSEEDCCFVCVPCPPDHYMPSERECIPCRNGTTPTLDHRGCVPSLSGNRKSTSAAERREPTNSTAEKVKQTTRRKKIPSVTKKAESERGRNESATNKLQYVSNETHLNYTLTNSSAENIETKNQTLDLEMDELAGVNETKEETESFPGKKQNEVRNKTKILKPNKNVKQKEGKNITMVSNSTSQNLTEETKSLPDENLQNNGTKARKNQNRSIDDINKNASKSAENSEKSEVLQTVVTTTVFLDVSSKKKSTRNSTETITKSNSSNTTGNATTIDTTRNKTATATNTTITTTANTTSSTTTTTTTTTASAASTTATAAKTILADTGDTNSTVTTTASDIVSTNTASPTTTTTTTATDAASATTTPPTTSNSTKNSKDLQLSFEKVF comes from the exons ATGGATCAAAAGAAaccgaataaaaataaaaggaatccGTGGTTCCAAAGGTTCTGGCAAGAGGTCTTTAAATGTAAGCTGCCATCAGAAAAATACAACAGATCTCACCACTATAACTTCGGGAAAGTACGACTTTGTACCGGCAAAGAAGACGTCGCTAAATATGTCAATTCAGTGAAAACAGACGCTGAACATCTTAGCAACGCCATCATGGCTTTCGCACAGACATTACAT AACATTCATTGGGACTATTGTAAAGGAGTTCCGGGAATATGTGATGCAATGAAACCATTATCTGGAGAAGTCTTGAGCAAATACCTGGAGAGTGTTCGGTTTAAAA gtatGAGCGGGCAAGTGTTTGAATTTCATGCTGAGAGGGAACCAAAAGCGGAATATCGTTTAATGAACTTCCAAAAAATATCGCAAGGACAATACAAATGGATCAATCTGGGAAAATCAAGAACGAAATTTTCAAAT GAAACACTCAGAGGAATAAAATTTCGTAATATCGAACCTGTTTTTCCAGCTTCGTTTTGTAGTTTACCTTGCGAACCTGGTCACATACAGATCTCACACAGTGAAGAAGACTGTTGTTTTGTTTGCGTGCCCTGTCCTCCAGATCATTACATGCCCAGTGAAAGAGAGTGCATACCTTGTCGCAATGGAACTACACCAACTCTGGACCACCGAGGTTGTGTACCAAGTCTCTCTGGGAACAGAAAGTCAACTTCTGCCGCCGAACGACGCGAACCAACCAATTCTACGGCAGAAAAAGTAAAGCAAACGACAAGGAGGAAGAAAATACCATCAGTGACGAAAAAAGCCGAAAGTGAACGAGGGCGAAACGAGTCCGCAACAAATAAGCTGCAATATGTGTCGAACGAAACGCACTTAAACTATACCTTGACGAATTCTTCAGCAGAAAACATTGAAACGAAGAATCAAACATTAGATTTAGAGATGGATGAACTAGCAGGGGTAAATGAAACGAAAGAAGAGACAGAATCTTTCCCGGGGAAGAAACAGAATGAagtcagaaataaaacaaaaatattgaaaccGAATAAAAATGTGAAGCAAAAGGAGGGGAAGAATATTACGATGGTTTCGAATTCCACGTCGCAAAACTTGACTGAAGAAACAAAGAGCTTACCAGATGAAAACCTTCAAAACAATGGTACAAAGGCAAGAAAGAATCAGAACAGATCCATCGATGATATTAATAAGAACGCTTCTAAAAGTGCTGAGAATAGCGAGAAGAGTGAGGTGCTCCAGACTGTGGTAACAACTACCGTGTTCTTGGATGTTTCTAGCAAGAAGAAAAGCACCAGAAATAGCACCGAGACAATTACCAAAAGTAATTCCTCCAATACTACTGGTAATGCTACCACTATTGACACGACTAGAAACAAAACTGCTACTgcaactaatactactattactactactgccaaTACTAcaagctcaacaacaacaacaacaacaacaacaactgctagcGCTGCATCAACTACGGCTACTGCAGCCAAAACCATTCTTGCTGATACCGGTGATACTAACAGTACTGTAACAACTACAGCGTCTGATATTGTGAGTACAAATACAGCAAGTCCAACTACAACCACGACAACGACTGCCACCGACGCTGCTTCTGCTACCACTACCCCTCCCACGACTAGTAACAGTACGAAAAATTCTAAAGACTTACAGTTATCATTTGAGAAAGTTTTTTGA